In Phoenix dactylifera cultivar Barhee BC4 chromosome 11, palm_55x_up_171113_PBpolish2nd_filt_p, whole genome shotgun sequence, the following are encoded in one genomic region:
- the LOC103714984 gene encoding mannan endo-1,4-beta-mannosidase 1-like isoform X1 produces the protein MKKLSLSALLLVLLLSPQRHVEAKGGFVRTKGLHFVLHGNPFFANGFNAYWLTYVASDPSQRYKVSNAFREASSHGLSVARTWAFNDGGSTALQYSPGSYNEQMFKGLDFVVSEARKYKIRLILSLVNNYDSFGGKKQYVQWARNQGQNIASDDGFFTNPTVKGFYKNHVKTVLTRVNTITGVAYKNDPTIFAWELMNEPRCQSDPSGRTIQAWIMEMAAFVKSTDSNHLLEVGLEGFYGASSKQQQFNTGFQVGTDFISNNQIPGIDFATVHSYPDQWLSNSNDQMQLAFPKVLINVIASLIGRRLSNSNDQAQLAFLNTWLDSHIQDARNILRKPLLLTEFGKSWKDPGFSSSQRDALFNTVFSKIYWSARTGGATAGGLFWQLLTEGMDSFRDGYEIILNETPSTAKMIAAHCRRLHYLVKLYARMRDIEQLEKAKAMRRKQQHDANKGKNGGN, from the exons atGAAGAAACTGAGCCTTTCAGCGCTGCTTTTGGTCTTGTTGCTGAGTCCACAGCGTCATGTCGAGGCCAAGGGGGGTTTCGTAAGGACAAAGGGGCTGCATTTTGTTCTGCATGGGAACCCATTCTTCGCCAATGGGTTCAATGCCTACTGGCTCACCTACGTAGCCTCGGATCCTTCTCAGAGGTACAAGGTCTCCAATGCCTTCAGAGAAGCCTCCAGCCATGGGCTCTCTGTGGCTAGAACTTGGGCCTTCAATGATGGGGGGAGCACAGCGTTGCAGTACTCCCCTGGTTCTTACAATGAGCAAATGTTCAAG GGGTTGGATTTTGTTGTATCTGAGGCCAGAAAGTACAAGATCCGGCTAATATTGAGCTTGGTGAACAACTACGACAGCTTTGGAGGGAAGAAGCAGTATGTGCAATGGGCCAGGAATCAAGGTCAGAACATTGCATCTGATGATGGGTTCTTCACCAACCCTACGGTTAAAGGATTCTACAAAAATCATGTCAAG ACTGTGCTCACAAGAGTTAACACCATTACTGGAGTTGCTTACAAGAATGACCCAACAATCTTTGCATGGGAGCTTATGAATGAGCCAAGATGCCAATCAGATCCATCAGGAAGGACCATTCAG GCATGGATCATGGAGATGGCTGCCTTTGTGAAGTCCACAGACAGTAACCACTTGCTGGAAGTTGGTCTCGAGGGATTTTATGGAGCATCATCAaaacagcagcaattcaatacAGGTTTTCAAGTGGGAACAGATTTCATATCCAACAATCAGATTCCTGGCATCGATTTCGCCACCGTTCATTCCTATCCCGACCAATG GTTGTCCAATTCAAATGATCAAATGCAACTTGCTTTCCCAAAAGTATTAATCAATGTTATCGCTTCCTTGATTGGACGCAGGTTGTCTAATTCGAATGATCAAGCGCAACTTGCTTTCCTGAATACATGGCTTGACTCCCACATCCAAGATGCACGCAATATCCTCAGAAAGCCATTGCTCCTAACCGAGTTCGGAAAATCCTGGAAGGATCCTGGCTTCAGCAGCTCCCAGAGGGATGCATTGTTTAATACAGTGTTTTCTAAAATCTATTGGTCAGCAAGAACAGGGGGTGCGACTGCAGGTGGCCTTTTCTGGCAGCTCCTGACTGAAGGAATGGACTCATTCAGAGATGGTTACGAAATTATTCTAAATGAAACACCTTCCACAGCCAAAATGATCGCCGCCCACTGCCGTAGACTTCACTATTTGGTGAAGCTGTACGCTAGAATGCGAGACATCGAGCAACTGGAGAAGGCAAAGGCTATGAGAAGGAAGCAGCAGCACGATGCAAACAAAGGAAAGAATGGAGGAAATTAA
- the LOC103714983 gene encoding glucose-1-phosphate adenylyltransferase large subunit 1-like: protein MVGPVMALGSAGLKANAYLGQVKKGGVGSGESGIWGEELCSRLATKCVWNRSLEGRRKAGVTFSILTTDVSKESMVFQTPMFGTQKADPKSVASIILGGGAGTQLFPLTSTRATPAVPVGGCYRLIDIPMSNCINSGINKIFITTQFNSASLNRHIHRTYNLGSGINFGDGFIEVLAATQTPGEAGMNWFQGTADAVRQFIWVFEDNRNKNIEHILILSGDHLYRMDYMEFMQKHIDTGADITVSCVPVGDSRASDYGLMKIDKTGRIIQFSEKPKSADLEAMKVDTTFLRLSHQDAKRYPYIASMGVYVFRRDVLLKLLRWRYPKSNDFGSEILPSSVKDYNVQAYLFNDYWEDIGTIKPFFDANLALTDQPPKFQFYDPKTPFFTSPRFLPPTKIEKCRVLDAIISHGCFLRECSVQHSIVGVRSRLDYGAELKDTVMMGADNYETEAEIASLLAEGKVPIGVGRNTKISNCIIDMNVRIGKNIVIANKDGVQEADRPHEGFYIRSGITIILKNATIKDGTII from the exons ATGGTTGGACCTGTCATGGCTCTTGGTAGTGCGGGGTTGAAGGCCAATGCATATCTGGGTCAAGTGAAGAAAGGTGGCGTTGGCAGTGGAGAAAGTGGGATTTGGGGGGAAGAGTTGTGCAGCCGGTTAGCGACGAAGTGTGTGTGGAATAGGAGTTTGGAAGGTAGGCGAAAGGCAGGAGTTACATTCTCTATTCTCACTACAGATGTTAGCAAGGAAAGCATG GTCTTTCAGACGCCGATGTTTGGGACTCAGAAGGCAGACCCCAAGAGTGTTGCTTCTATTATACTGGGAGGAGGTGCTGGGACGCAGCTATTCCCGCTCACTAGTACGAGAGCCACACCCGCT GTGCCTGTTGGAGGATGCTACAGACTTATCGATATTCCAATGAGCAATTGCATCAACAGTGGCATAAACAAGATATTTATTACAACTCAGTTCAATTCAGCTTCTCTCAATCGGCACATTCATCGTACATATAATCTTGGGAGTGGCATCAACTTCGGTGATGGATTTATTGAG GTTCTGGCAGCTACACAAACACCAGGAGAAGCTGGAATGAACTGGTTTCAGGGTACAGCAGATGCTGTTAGACAATTCATTTGGGTGTTTGAG GATAACAGGAATAAGAATATTGAGCACATTCTTATTTTGTCTGGAGATCACCTATATCGTATGGACTACATGGAGTTCATGCAG AAGCATATTGATACAGGTGCTGATATTACAGTCTCATGTGTTCCTGTGGGTGACAG CCGTGCATCTGACTATGGATTGATGAAGATCGATAAGACAGGCCGCATTATCCAATTCTCTGAGAAACCCAAGAGTGCTGATTTGGAAGCTATG AAAGTTGACACCACTTTTCTCAGACTATCCCATCAAGATGCTAAGAGATATCCCTATATTGCGTCAATGGGAGTTTATGTCTTTCGACGAGATGTTCTTCTAAAGCTTCTAAG GTGGAGGTATCCAAAATCCAATGACTTTGGTTCAGAGATCCTTCCATCATCTGTGAAGGATTATAATGTTCAG GCATATTTATTCAACGACTACTGGGAGGATATTGGAACAATCAAGCCATTCTTCGATGCTAATTTGGCACTCACAGACCAG CCtccaaaatttcagttttatgatcCAAAGACACCCTTCTTCACATCACCTCGATTTTTACCCCCAACCAAAATAGAAAAATGCAGG GTCTTGGATGCAATTATTTCACATGGATGCTTCTTGCGGGAATGTAGTGTTCAACATTCTATCGTAGGAGTGCGCTCACGTTTGGATTATGGTGCAGAATTGAAG GATACTGTGATGATGGGCGCTGACAACTATGAAACTGAAGCTGAAATTGCTTCTCTACTGGCAGAGGGTAAGGTTCCAATTGGTGTGGGACGAAATACCAAAATCAG TAATTGCATCATCGACATGAATGTCAGGATTGGAAAAAATATCGTCATTGCAAACAAAGAT GGTGTTCAGGAAGCTGATAGGCCGCATGAAGGATTCTATATAAGATCTGGGATCACAATAATCCTGAAGAATGCAACCATCAAAGACGGAACAATCATATAA
- the LOC103714984 gene encoding mannan endo-1,4-beta-mannosidase 1-like isoform X2 produces the protein MKKLSLSALLLVLLLSPQRHVEAKGGFVRTKGLHFVLHGNPFFANGFNAYWLTYVASDPSQRYKVSNAFREASSHGLSVARTWAFNDGGSTALQYSPGSYNEQMFKGLDFVVSEARKYKIRLILSLVNNYDSFGGKKQYVQWARNQGQNIASDDGFFTNPTVKGFYKNHVKTVLTRVNTITGVAYKNDPTIFAWELMNEPRCQSDPSGRTIQAWIMEMAAFVKSTDSNHLLEVGLEGFYGASSKQQQFNTGFQVGTDFISNNQIPGIDFATVHSYPDQWLSNSNDQAQLAFLNTWLDSHIQDARNILRKPLLLTEFGKSWKDPGFSSSQRDALFNTVFSKIYWSARTGGATAGGLFWQLLTEGMDSFRDGYEIILNETPSTAKMIAAHCRRLHYLVKLYARMRDIEQLEKAKAMRRKQQHDANKGKNGGN, from the exons atGAAGAAACTGAGCCTTTCAGCGCTGCTTTTGGTCTTGTTGCTGAGTCCACAGCGTCATGTCGAGGCCAAGGGGGGTTTCGTAAGGACAAAGGGGCTGCATTTTGTTCTGCATGGGAACCCATTCTTCGCCAATGGGTTCAATGCCTACTGGCTCACCTACGTAGCCTCGGATCCTTCTCAGAGGTACAAGGTCTCCAATGCCTTCAGAGAAGCCTCCAGCCATGGGCTCTCTGTGGCTAGAACTTGGGCCTTCAATGATGGGGGGAGCACAGCGTTGCAGTACTCCCCTGGTTCTTACAATGAGCAAATGTTCAAG GGGTTGGATTTTGTTGTATCTGAGGCCAGAAAGTACAAGATCCGGCTAATATTGAGCTTGGTGAACAACTACGACAGCTTTGGAGGGAAGAAGCAGTATGTGCAATGGGCCAGGAATCAAGGTCAGAACATTGCATCTGATGATGGGTTCTTCACCAACCCTACGGTTAAAGGATTCTACAAAAATCATGTCAAG ACTGTGCTCACAAGAGTTAACACCATTACTGGAGTTGCTTACAAGAATGACCCAACAATCTTTGCATGGGAGCTTATGAATGAGCCAAGATGCCAATCAGATCCATCAGGAAGGACCATTCAG GCATGGATCATGGAGATGGCTGCCTTTGTGAAGTCCACAGACAGTAACCACTTGCTGGAAGTTGGTCTCGAGGGATTTTATGGAGCATCATCAaaacagcagcaattcaatacAGGTTTTCAAGTGGGAACAGATTTCATATCCAACAATCAGATTCCTGGCATCGATTTCGCCACCGTTCATTCCTATCCCGACCAATG GTTGTCTAATTCGAATGATCAAGCGCAACTTGCTTTCCTGAATACATGGCTTGACTCCCACATCCAAGATGCACGCAATATCCTCAGAAAGCCATTGCTCCTAACCGAGTTCGGAAAATCCTGGAAGGATCCTGGCTTCAGCAGCTCCCAGAGGGATGCATTGTTTAATACAGTGTTTTCTAAAATCTATTGGTCAGCAAGAACAGGGGGTGCGACTGCAGGTGGCCTTTTCTGGCAGCTCCTGACTGAAGGAATGGACTCATTCAGAGATGGTTACGAAATTATTCTAAATGAAACACCTTCCACAGCCAAAATGATCGCCGCCCACTGCCGTAGACTTCACTATTTGGTGAAGCTGTACGCTAGAATGCGAGACATCGAGCAACTGGAGAAGGCAAAGGCTATGAGAAGGAAGCAGCAGCACGATGCAAACAAAGGAAAGAATGGAGGAAATTAA